One region of Mycobacterium riyadhense genomic DNA includes:
- a CDS encoding class I adenylate-forming enzyme family protein, translating to MSRTEPMTAVVAANPFEEGIPFGTKLQELAQQRRDDPAVTIVALDGTAQPLTFGELDARANQWGRALAASGAVAGSLVALAIPNSQHLVLATLGCWKIGAIPVPMHWDLPEWERSRVRAVIDPVVVVDEDSRWELATRAAGESESPLPEAVSPMANGICSSGSTGVPKVILNLAPSLWIPQQGEPFLSNWTPVAQPQTIMVPAPMYHTNGFATFLFLLAGDHLVILEKFDAALVLDVIEHYQISNFTATPTMLARVAARPDVRHRDLSSIVFVLQGAAVMPPSLLHTWFELLSPEQIVTAYGMTENLGLTALRGDEWLTHPGSVGRGFRDTEIRILDAEKRPLGAGEDGDVYLRAPMSAGYRYLGGAPPLPSTEDGFRSAGDIGHLDSDGYLYIVDRRADMIITGGANVFPAEVESALAGHPGIADVVVIGISDPRWGRRVHAVVQPAEALTEQQVIEYAKTRLAPYKVPKTVEFVEAIPRTAATKVNRSAMIAARGG from the coding sequence ATGAGCCGCACCGAACCCATGACAGCCGTAGTGGCCGCGAACCCGTTCGAAGAAGGAATCCCCTTCGGGACCAAACTGCAGGAGCTCGCGCAGCAACGGCGCGACGACCCAGCCGTGACCATCGTTGCGCTGGACGGCACCGCGCAGCCGCTGACCTTCGGCGAACTCGACGCCCGGGCCAATCAGTGGGGGCGGGCATTGGCAGCAAGCGGAGCTGTAGCCGGTTCCCTAGTGGCACTTGCCATCCCGAATTCACAACACCTCGTGCTGGCCACGCTGGGGTGCTGGAAGATCGGCGCGATTCCGGTTCCCATGCACTGGGATCTACCCGAATGGGAGCGCAGCCGGGTGCGCGCGGTGATCGACCCCGTCGTCGTCGTCGACGAAGACAGCCGGTGGGAGCTGGCTACACGCGCCGCCGGCGAATCCGAAAGTCCACTGCCCGAAGCGGTTTCCCCCATGGCCAACGGAATCTGCAGCAGCGGTTCCACGGGCGTGCCCAAGGTCATTCTCAACTTGGCGCCGTCGTTGTGGATACCCCAGCAAGGTGAGCCGTTCTTGTCGAACTGGACACCGGTCGCCCAGCCGCAGACGATCATGGTGCCCGCGCCGATGTACCACACCAACGGCTTCGCCACGTTCCTCTTCCTATTGGCCGGCGACCATCTGGTGATCCTAGAAAAGTTCGATGCAGCACTGGTTTTGGACGTGATCGAGCACTATCAGATTAGCAATTTCACGGCCACCCCGACAATGCTGGCGCGCGTTGCGGCCCGGCCCGACGTCCGGCACCGGGACTTGTCCAGCATCGTGTTCGTCCTGCAGGGCGCCGCGGTGATGCCGCCGTCGTTGCTGCACACCTGGTTTGAGCTGCTCAGCCCGGAACAGATCGTGACGGCCTATGGGATGACCGAAAATCTCGGGCTCACCGCGCTGCGCGGTGACGAGTGGTTGACTCATCCGGGCAGCGTCGGGCGGGGCTTCCGGGACACCGAGATCCGGATTCTGGACGCCGAGAAACGACCGCTTGGCGCGGGCGAAGACGGTGACGTCTACCTGCGGGCCCCAATGAGCGCGGGATATCGCTACCTAGGCGGCGCCCCGCCGCTGCCGTCAACCGAGGACGGGTTTCGCTCCGCCGGCGACATCGGGCACCTGGACTCCGACGGCTATCTCTACATCGTCGACCGCCGGGCCGACATGATCATCACCGGCGGCGCCAATGTCTTTCCGGCCGAAGTCGAGTCCGCGCTCGCCGGCCACCCGGGTATCGCCGACGTCGTGGTCATCGGCATCTCCGACCCGCGCTGGGGGCGCCGGGTGCACGCCGTGGTGCAACCCGCGGAAGCGCTGACCGAGCAGCAAGTGATCGAGTACGCCAAAACCCGGCTGGCGCCGTACAAGGTTCCCAAGACGGTCGAGTTCGTCGAAGCCATCCCTCGCACCGCAGCCACCAAAGTCAACCGCTCGGCGATGATCGCGGCCCGGGGCGGATAG
- a CDS encoding BTAD domain-containing putative transcriptional regulator: MTVEFRLFGGVQVLVDGRRQDIGPARQRSVLVALLIDVNRPVRLDQMVDRVWADNPPYRARSTLAVYVSRLRNLLAGSGDVTISSDLGSYVLRADPLSVDLHRFRSVVAQARASADPHEAAGLFDRALAMWSGEPFVLLDTPWLNDLRTALQAERFSVELDRNDVALRVGRHDALLVELSAAQAANPFNERVAGQLMLAQYRGGRQDDALETYRRIRERLVAKLGVDPGPALRQVHQQILAGEIEAPVPTPAASLDHPVLAHPIAVDRSHSGLLRRATSFIGHEHELGQIAEALGKGPLVTLIGVGGVGKTRLAVEVARREQDRFGEGVWICELGPLEHGNAVAQAVAAAGRVWRQQGLDLEESVIEYLRAHEVLLLVDNCEHVLEAAASLVSRIVQNCPRVSVLATSRQPLGVEGEQIVIVSPLLAEDAIRLFVDRAKASRPDFTLDEQPMGVVAEICSRVDCLPLGVELAAARTRMMSTRDLARRLDDLRLLDRAAPDVHPRQQSLAATIAWSYRLLTETEQSFFTRLSVFAGTFDLEAAHRVCGAPGAAEHDTLRLLSGLVDKSMVVVRNVTDRTRYGVLETLRAFGRERLQESGIDTRCAMRHARYFAELAERAGAGLQTAQERDWVERLLPDYDNMRAAFDHAMERHDTGLALRFGASTPEFLGWRMGYEDADRAAQLGAVADPDHPLFPAIVGVAARAAWNHADFAHAKSLAAMAGGRRPARCTARVVYPSDVLADIALFEGDRQGARSYWDAEVALARRDADPIRLAWTLYLFAVCEALVGNPDSALSAAREAVEVADGTANPTAQALAYFALGFVTRRSEPEQALALFDDAARLAADVQNFWVYGTALMGAAATRAMHGEPTAAAQMLIAVLDHWDRFGDVTEQWVALRYITRLLFRLGSHEDAAFLHCALVNAGKPPPLTAAQLDVLADCLGLAGLDARDAPTSGAVFARARSSLQRHVEHASMSATGSVAES; this comes from the coding sequence TTGACGGTCGAGTTCCGGCTATTCGGCGGCGTCCAAGTTCTGGTCGACGGACGACGCCAAGATATCGGACCCGCCCGCCAACGATCTGTTCTGGTCGCGCTGCTGATCGATGTGAACCGCCCCGTGCGGCTGGATCAGATGGTGGATCGGGTGTGGGCGGATAACCCGCCGTATCGCGCCCGAAGTACCCTCGCGGTTTACGTGTCCCGGCTGCGGAATCTGCTGGCTGGTTCCGGAGACGTGACGATTTCGAGTGACCTGGGCAGCTATGTTCTCAGGGCCGACCCGTTATCGGTGGACCTGCACCGCTTCCGGTCTGTGGTCGCCCAGGCCCGGGCCAGCGCTGATCCGCATGAGGCCGCCGGCTTGTTCGACCGGGCCTTGGCGATGTGGTCCGGAGAGCCATTCGTGTTACTGGATACGCCCTGGCTAAATGACCTCCGTACCGCTCTGCAGGCGGAGCGGTTTTCCGTAGAACTAGACCGCAACGATGTCGCATTGCGTGTGGGGAGACACGACGCGCTGTTGGTCGAGCTATCTGCGGCGCAGGCCGCCAACCCATTCAACGAACGCGTGGCCGGACAGTTGATGCTGGCCCAATACCGGGGCGGCCGGCAGGACGATGCGTTGGAAACCTACCGTCGGATACGCGAGCGACTCGTGGCGAAACTCGGGGTTGATCCTGGCCCGGCGCTTCGCCAAGTGCATCAGCAGATTCTCGCCGGGGAGATCGAGGCGCCGGTGCCGACCCCGGCTGCATCGCTGGATCATCCGGTGCTGGCGCACCCGATCGCTGTGGATCGCTCACATTCGGGCCTGTTGCGACGCGCTACCAGCTTTATCGGCCATGAACACGAGCTGGGACAGATCGCCGAAGCGCTGGGTAAGGGCCCGTTGGTGACGCTCATCGGGGTCGGTGGTGTCGGCAAGACCCGGCTGGCCGTCGAAGTCGCGCGCCGCGAGCAGGACCGCTTCGGCGAAGGCGTGTGGATCTGCGAATTGGGGCCGTTGGAGCACGGCAACGCCGTGGCCCAGGCCGTTGCTGCAGCCGGTCGGGTGTGGCGACAGCAGGGCCTGGATCTTGAGGAATCGGTGATCGAGTACCTCCGGGCGCACGAGGTCCTCTTGCTGGTCGACAACTGCGAACACGTGTTGGAAGCGGCGGCGAGTTTGGTATCTCGGATCGTCCAAAATTGCCCGCGGGTGTCGGTGTTGGCGACAAGCAGGCAGCCGCTCGGCGTTGAGGGTGAGCAAATCGTCATTGTCTCGCCGCTGCTGGCCGAGGACGCGATCCGGTTGTTCGTCGATCGGGCCAAGGCCAGCCGACCGGACTTCACGCTGGACGAGCAACCGATGGGTGTGGTCGCCGAGATCTGTTCCCGCGTCGACTGCCTGCCCCTCGGCGTGGAGCTGGCGGCGGCGCGAACGCGGATGATGAGCACCCGCGACCTCGCGCGGCGTTTGGACGACCTGCGTCTGTTGGACCGCGCGGCGCCCGACGTCCATCCCCGGCAACAGAGCCTGGCCGCGACGATCGCCTGGTCCTACCGGCTGCTCACCGAAACCGAACAGTCGTTCTTCACCCGGCTTTCAGTGTTCGCCGGCACGTTCGACCTCGAAGCCGCCCACCGCGTGTGCGGTGCCCCCGGGGCCGCCGAGCACGACACGCTCAGGTTGCTTTCCGGCCTGGTCGACAAGTCGATGGTGGTCGTCCGCAACGTCACCGACCGGACCCGCTACGGAGTGCTGGAAACGTTGCGCGCGTTCGGGCGAGAGCGCTTGCAGGAGAGCGGGATTGACACGCGATGTGCGATGCGGCATGCACGCTATTTCGCCGAACTGGCCGAACGCGCCGGGGCCGGCTTGCAAACCGCGCAGGAGCGGGACTGGGTCGAGCGCCTGCTGCCCGATTACGACAACATGCGCGCGGCATTCGACCATGCGATGGAACGGCACGACACCGGCCTGGCGCTGCGATTCGGCGCGTCCACGCCCGAGTTTCTTGGCTGGCGCATGGGTTACGAAGACGCCGATCGGGCTGCGCAGCTCGGCGCCGTCGCCGACCCTGATCATCCGCTGTTCCCCGCCATAGTCGGGGTGGCCGCCCGCGCGGCGTGGAATCACGCCGACTTTGCGCACGCAAAATCGCTGGCGGCCATGGCGGGGGGACGGCGTCCCGCCCGCTGCACCGCACGCGTGGTTTATCCCTCAGACGTGCTGGCCGATATTGCGCTTTTCGAGGGCGACCGGCAGGGCGCTCGATCGTACTGGGATGCCGAGGTGGCGCTCGCTCGACGGGACGCTGACCCGATCAGGCTGGCGTGGACGCTTTATCTGTTCGCAGTCTGTGAGGCACTGGTGGGAAACCCTGACTCCGCCTTATCGGCCGCGCGGGAGGCCGTAGAGGTGGCCGACGGCACGGCCAATCCAACGGCACAGGCACTGGCCTACTTTGCCCTGGGCTTTGTGACGAGAAGGTCCGAACCCGAGCAAGCGCTGGCTTTGTTCGACGATGCGGCGCGGCTGGCCGCGGACGTGCAGAACTTCTGGGTGTACGGAACCGCGCTGATGGGGGCCGCGGCGACCCGGGCCATGCACGGCGAACCAACCGCGGCGGCGCAGATGCTGATCGCGGTGCTTGACCACTGGGACCGGTTCGGCGACGTGACCGAGCAATGGGTCGCCCTGCGCTATATCACGCGGTTGTTGTTCCGGCTCGGCAGTCACGAAGATGCCGCGTTCCTGCATTGCGCGCTCGTGAACGCCGGCAAGCCGCCTCCGTTGACCGCAGCCCAACTGGATGTCCTTGCGGACTGCCTGGGCCTGGCCGGTCTCGACGCCCGTGATGCGCCGACCAGCGGCGCGGTGTTCGCGCGGGCACGATCAAGCCTGCAACGGCATGTCGAACACGCGTCAATGTCTGCTACCGGGTCTGTTGCTGAGTCCTAG
- a CDS encoding acyl-CoA dehydrogenase family protein translates to MTTMDYDLGDDADELRRHLRRLISNNIPADFLGACTDDPRDLATTETFCKLLAAEGLLALAWPKEYGGSGGSIWQQTVLREEMWAHHEPRGPQYMGINWVGPALMRYGTAEQKEKHLSAIASGEVIWCQGFSEPEAGTDLASLRTRAIPDGEGWRITGQKVWTSYAQMATWCVLAACTHPDAPKPKRLTLFLIPMDRPGFTVRPIPSMLGPHHLNEMFLDGVQAFPGDVLGEPGDGWRVIREALAFERVGIARYARCESLLDRMRRQLADDWEQLPESIRARWVRALVDLRVARLLAYRAISLQDDESAGAAASAARIATTTCDQQVAELLFDILGPSALDSGTSAALHGAIEDHWRYAQAATVASGTIEVQRMLVARDVLGEQHR, encoded by the coding sequence ATGACGACGATGGATTACGACCTCGGCGATGACGCGGACGAACTGCGAAGGCACCTACGGCGGTTGATATCCAACAATATTCCCGCCGACTTCTTGGGCGCCTGCACCGACGATCCGCGAGACCTTGCCACCACCGAGACATTCTGCAAGCTGCTCGCTGCCGAAGGGCTGCTGGCGCTGGCGTGGCCGAAAGAGTATGGCGGCAGCGGAGGTTCGATCTGGCAACAGACCGTGCTGCGCGAGGAAATGTGGGCACACCACGAACCGCGCGGTCCGCAATACATGGGCATCAACTGGGTCGGACCGGCACTGATGCGCTACGGGACGGCCGAGCAGAAGGAAAAGCATCTTTCGGCCATCGCATCTGGAGAAGTCATTTGGTGCCAGGGATTTTCCGAGCCGGAAGCCGGCACCGACCTCGCTTCGCTGCGGACCCGCGCCATACCGGACGGGGAAGGTTGGCGCATTACCGGACAGAAGGTATGGACGTCGTACGCACAAATGGCGACCTGGTGCGTGTTGGCGGCGTGCACCCACCCCGACGCCCCAAAGCCCAAGCGGCTCACCTTGTTTCTGATTCCGATGGATCGTCCGGGTTTCACCGTCCGACCGATCCCGTCGATGCTCGGACCTCATCACCTCAACGAGATGTTCCTCGACGGAGTGCAGGCATTCCCCGGCGACGTGCTGGGCGAGCCCGGCGACGGCTGGCGGGTGATACGGGAAGCGCTGGCGTTCGAGCGCGTCGGCATTGCACGCTACGCACGCTGCGAATCGCTACTGGACCGGATGCGCCGGCAACTCGCCGACGACTGGGAGCAGCTTCCCGAATCGATTCGCGCCCGATGGGTTCGGGCGCTCGTCGACCTGCGGGTGGCCAGACTGTTGGCCTACCGAGCCATCTCCTTGCAGGACGACGAATCGGCGGGCGCGGCCGCCAGCGCCGCCCGGATCGCCACCACCACTTGCGATCAGCAAGTTGCCGAGCTGCTTTTCGACATTTTGGGCCCGTCCGCACTGGACAGCGGCACATCGGCAGCGCTACATGGTGCGATCGAAGACCATTGGCGCTACGCACAGGCGGCCACCGTGGCGTCCGGCACCATCGAAGTGCAGCGAATGCTGGTGGCGCGCGACGTCTTGGGAGAACAGCACCGGTGA
- a CDS encoding 3-oxoacyl-[acyl-carrier-protein] synthase III C-terminal domain-containing protein: MTTELADTVGLADIDAIIYPTCLPVNGNVGSQKMWERTGDVKHLMDFPASRLQADFGLDGAVVIGLNQQGCTGMLGSIRLATTMLAAEEQWRRVLCVTADRFPETARYEQAYNLISDSAAACIVKREPRGFRYVGAHQITNGGLVDADDDETVGTFFTYTHRVITETLTRNGLRIDDVAWIVTQNTNDKAWQVLARFLGVDIAKVCFSSLADVGHAISADQVINLVELIGSGRIRPGELLALVVAGSGLTYQCVILEATTEFA; encoded by the coding sequence GTGACCACCGAGCTTGCCGACACGGTCGGTTTGGCGGATATCGACGCGATCATCTACCCCACCTGCCTCCCGGTCAACGGCAACGTGGGCAGCCAGAAGATGTGGGAGCGTACTGGCGACGTCAAGCACCTCATGGACTTCCCGGCCAGTCGGCTTCAGGCCGACTTCGGATTAGATGGTGCGGTCGTCATCGGCCTCAATCAGCAGGGCTGCACGGGAATGCTGGGAAGCATCCGGCTAGCTACGACGATGCTTGCCGCGGAGGAGCAGTGGCGGCGGGTCCTGTGCGTAACCGCCGACCGCTTCCCGGAAACGGCGAGGTACGAACAGGCGTACAACCTGATATCTGACAGTGCGGCCGCCTGCATCGTCAAACGCGAGCCGCGCGGATTTCGGTACGTCGGCGCCCATCAAATCACCAACGGCGGGCTCGTCGACGCGGATGACGACGAGACCGTTGGCACCTTCTTCACCTATACGCATCGGGTCATCACCGAAACCCTGACGCGTAACGGACTGCGGATCGACGATGTGGCCTGGATTGTCACGCAGAACACCAACGACAAGGCGTGGCAGGTTCTCGCCAGATTCCTCGGCGTGGACATAGCAAAGGTCTGCTTCAGCTCGCTCGCCGATGTCGGCCACGCGATCTCGGCCGACCAGGTGATCAACCTGGTCGAACTCATCGGATCCGGCCGGATACGTCCGGGCGAGCTGTTGGCGCTCGTCGTGGCGGGCTCTGGTCTGACCTACCAGTGCGTAATCCTTGAAGCCACAACGGAGTTCGCATGA
- a CDS encoding acyl-CoA dehydrogenase family protein: protein MDVGLTSEQLALRDTVRDMLRTECPPDVARQALTDPERWRTLWKTVVDLGWTELAASAADGDYGPVELSLALEECGAALAPIPLLSSVGLAAGVLRACGPNFDAVLADIAAGVVATLAVHSPGHRLPGPPMTLRHGRLRGRAVAVPNLTRAELVVTLATSDEGPVAAVAHVGDGMAIQPGESTDPAQPVADVEIDAAPVANASLESVDAALTAPLVAAAADLVGVASATLHRSVEYAKTRQQFGKPIGAFQGIKHALADNYVSVERARSLTYAAAARPDADWIAAALAKAAAADAAVSCARTAVQVHGALGQTWEHDIHLYVRHAWQGAVLLGDSRALYHAVGARFAGGAR from the coding sequence ATGGATGTCGGTCTGACTTCGGAGCAGCTGGCGCTGCGCGACACCGTGCGCGACATGCTGCGTACCGAGTGTCCTCCCGACGTCGCCCGCCAGGCTCTGACCGATCCGGAGCGCTGGCGCACTCTGTGGAAGACCGTCGTGGACCTTGGCTGGACAGAACTCGCGGCATCAGCCGCCGACGGCGATTACGGCCCGGTCGAACTCTCGTTGGCTCTCGAGGAATGCGGTGCCGCCCTCGCACCTATCCCGTTGCTGAGCAGCGTCGGTCTGGCGGCAGGTGTGTTGCGGGCCTGCGGCCCAAACTTCGATGCGGTCCTCGCCGACATCGCCGCCGGTGTGGTCGCCACGCTGGCCGTGCACTCCCCCGGACACCGGCTACCCGGGCCACCGATGACGCTGCGGCATGGGCGCCTACGGGGACGCGCCGTGGCGGTCCCGAACCTGACGCGTGCGGAGTTGGTCGTCACGCTGGCCACCTCCGACGAGGGTCCGGTGGCCGCAGTTGCGCATGTGGGCGACGGTATGGCCATCCAGCCGGGCGAGTCCACCGATCCCGCACAACCCGTCGCCGACGTCGAAATCGACGCCGCACCCGTGGCCAACGCATCCCTGGAATCCGTCGACGCGGCCTTGACCGCACCGCTCGTCGCCGCCGCCGCCGACCTCGTTGGCGTCGCGAGCGCCACCCTGCACCGATCCGTCGAATACGCAAAGACGCGGCAGCAATTCGGCAAGCCGATCGGCGCCTTCCAGGGAATCAAACACGCGCTGGCCGACAACTACGTCAGCGTTGAGCGGGCCCGCAGCCTCACCTACGCGGCGGCCGCCCGTCCCGACGCTGACTGGATCGCCGCGGCGCTCGCCAAGGCAGCCGCCGCCGATGCCGCGGTCAGCTGTGCGCGCACCGCCGTCCAGGTGCATGGGGCCCTCGGCCAGACCTGGGAGCACGACATCCACCTCTACGTTCGGCACGCCTGGCAGGGTGCCGTCCTGCTCGGCGACAGTCGCGCGCTGTACCACGCGGTGGGCGCCCGCTTTGCCGGAGGCGCGCGATGA
- a CDS encoding acyl-CoA dehydrogenase family protein: MNPELPQAITDFAVVATKRLTRIGGPPAALRAETDDSVREAARDGLRELGAFELDVRSSSDDVLAAAVLCQAAGATALPYPLVEELLAIDGARLALVNPQAPRIDHGDLSGSWIAADLDGNRYHPRPAPRTSAKLGPFLVATTLSAPDGAVPTKDVNLHLVLGSWRILGAMQQCLDIVTEHVRARVQFGKPLADFQAVRFAVADASVAVRGLHELAKYTIWRLETTAAQVRSSDALTLRLKAAETARQVLRTSHQLLGALGFCDESDVSVLDRHTQPLTRLPLGTEGLALRLIPDVRDGHLETLFT, from the coding sequence GTGAATCCCGAACTGCCACAGGCCATTACCGACTTCGCCGTCGTCGCCACCAAGCGGCTGACTCGGATCGGCGGGCCGCCGGCGGCGCTGCGGGCCGAGACCGACGACAGCGTTCGTGAGGCGGCACGCGACGGCCTGCGCGAGCTGGGCGCATTCGAGCTCGATGTCCGGTCGTCATCCGACGACGTGTTGGCTGCTGCAGTACTGTGCCAAGCCGCCGGCGCGACCGCGCTGCCCTATCCACTCGTCGAGGAGCTACTGGCGATCGACGGCGCCCGACTGGCTTTGGTGAATCCGCAAGCACCGCGCATCGACCACGGCGACCTGTCCGGAAGCTGGATCGCCGCCGATCTCGACGGCAATCGCTACCATCCGCGGCCGGCACCGCGAACGAGCGCAAAGCTGGGGCCCTTTCTGGTAGCCACCACCCTGAGCGCACCCGATGGAGCAGTGCCAACCAAGGACGTTAATCTTCACCTCGTGCTGGGGTCATGGCGGATTCTGGGTGCGATGCAGCAATGCCTGGATATCGTCACCGAGCACGTGCGCGCGCGAGTCCAGTTCGGCAAGCCGCTGGCAGATTTCCAGGCCGTCAGGTTCGCGGTCGCCGATGCTTCGGTCGCGGTGCGCGGACTTCACGAACTCGCCAAGTACACCATCTGGCGGTTGGAAACGACAGCGGCGCAAGTGCGTTCGTCCGACGCGCTGACGCTACGGCTCAAGGCCGCCGAGACCGCGCGACAGGTGCTGCGTACATCCCATCAGTTGCTCGGCGCCCTGGGCTTCTGCGACGAGTCCGACGTCAGCGTCCTCGACCGGCATACCCAACCGTTGACCCGGTTGCCGCTGGGGACCGAAGGACTCGCGCTGCGCCTGATACCCGACGTCCGTGACGGCCACCTGGAGACCCTTTTCACATGA
- a CDS encoding cytochrome P450, with amino-acid sequence MTMNAAKVLADPWAYTDHERLHTALTHLRAHAPVSWVEAPNYQPFWAITKHADIMAVERDNVLFTNSPRPFLAAQEVDPRLAAGARTLIHMDGRQHRVTRAIGAEWFSPRAMRALKVRVDELAKIYVDKMLDRGPECDFVQQVAVNYPLDVIMSLLGLPETASPCVLRFTRELFGANDSGSKRTTMTEGQLPGLTEAVQYFGAVIVSRREQPTEDLASAIANARIDGKPLSDIDALSYLGLFATAGHDTATATIAGGLHALIENPDQLARLRDNPGLMPLAIEEMIRWVTPTKQFMRTATKDIAVHGIPIAAGDSVLLSYASANRDEDVFDEPFRFDIGRQPNKHLAFGHGVHFCMGAALARMEVSSFFTQLLPRLKSIELSGDPEFFPTVFVGGLDHLPIRYSLS; translated from the coding sequence ATGACGATGAACGCAGCAAAGGTACTGGCAGATCCTTGGGCCTACACCGACCACGAGCGGTTGCACACAGCGCTGACTCATCTGCGTGCCCATGCTCCGGTGTCATGGGTCGAAGCGCCCAACTACCAGCCCTTCTGGGCGATCACCAAGCACGCAGACATCATGGCCGTCGAGCGCGACAACGTGCTGTTCACCAATTCCCCGCGCCCGTTCCTGGCTGCTCAGGAGGTCGACCCGCGGTTGGCGGCGGGCGCACGCACGCTGATACACATGGACGGCCGGCAACACCGGGTAACACGTGCGATCGGCGCGGAATGGTTTAGCCCCAGGGCAATGCGGGCGCTGAAAGTCCGCGTCGACGAACTGGCCAAGATTTATGTGGACAAAATGTTGGACCGCGGCCCAGAGTGCGACTTCGTTCAGCAGGTTGCGGTCAATTACCCGCTCGACGTGATCATGTCGTTGTTAGGCCTGCCCGAGACGGCCTCTCCATGTGTGCTCAGGTTTACCCGGGAGTTGTTCGGCGCCAATGACAGCGGCTCCAAACGCACCACCATGACTGAAGGCCAGCTACCGGGATTGACCGAAGCGGTGCAATACTTCGGCGCGGTAATCGTGTCTAGGCGCGAGCAACCGACCGAAGACCTTGCGTCGGCAATCGCCAACGCCCGGATTGACGGCAAGCCGCTCTCGGATATCGATGCGTTGTCCTACTTGGGACTCTTCGCCACCGCCGGCCACGATACCGCGACCGCAACCATCGCCGGTGGACTGCACGCGCTGATCGAGAATCCAGACCAGCTCGCGCGCCTGCGCGATAATCCTGGCCTAATGCCGCTTGCCATTGAGGAGATGATCCGCTGGGTCACCCCGACCAAGCAGTTCATGCGCACCGCCACCAAAGACATCGCGGTACACGGAATTCCCATTGCCGCAGGCGACTCCGTGCTGCTCTCTTATGCGTCGGCCAACCGCGACGAGGACGTCTTCGACGAACCGTTCCGCTTCGACATCGGACGCCAGCCCAACAAACATTTGGCCTTCGGTCACGGTGTGCACTTCTGCATGGGCGCCGCCCTAGCCCGCATGGAAGTCAGTAGCTTCTTCACCCAGCTCCTGCCCCGGCTGAAATCCATTGAGCTGAGCGGTGATCCGGAATTCTTTCCTACGGTATTCGTCGGCGGCCTCGACCACCTGCCGATTCGCTACTCACTGAGCTAA
- a CDS encoding diiron oxygenase — protein MTNGAVSSGPRRLRDALATMGETSARLSHLSRKSYQNPYTAVDWPEAVHPERDWFSTPEYLSLYGTAIWDQLAEPTRRLLAFHEAANFYSLNIHGEKSLMQGLAARLYRRDLMDVADYLHHFLDEENKHSIYFGGFCTRYAQVYRTRQLALDHERPPSDVEDFLFFAKTMIFEEIVDRYNWVQARDARLHPIARFINHNHHVEEARHLVFGRRLVTLLWETCAPSWDEAMIADVRDQLVQFFVASWREYYNPDVFANVGFDDPWQLADDAWNAPQQREHRRAVSTKCLDFLLSNRILPEEPADAF, from the coding sequence ATGACGAACGGTGCTGTGAGCTCCGGTCCGCGGCGGTTGCGTGATGCGCTGGCCACCATGGGCGAGACGTCGGCGCGACTCAGCCACCTCTCCCGGAAGTCCTATCAAAATCCCTACACCGCGGTGGACTGGCCCGAAGCCGTACATCCCGAGCGGGACTGGTTCAGCACCCCGGAGTATCTGAGTCTGTACGGCACGGCCATCTGGGACCAGTTGGCCGAACCTACCCGACGACTGCTCGCCTTCCACGAGGCGGCGAACTTCTACAGCCTGAACATCCACGGCGAGAAGTCGCTCATGCAGGGACTGGCGGCCCGCCTCTACCGCCGCGACCTGATGGACGTCGCCGACTACCTGCATCACTTCCTCGACGAGGAGAACAAGCACAGCATCTACTTCGGCGGGTTCTGCACCCGCTACGCGCAGGTGTACCGGACCCGGCAGCTCGCGCTGGATCACGAACGGCCGCCGAGCGACGTCGAAGACTTCCTCTTTTTCGCCAAAACGATGATCTTCGAAGAGATCGTCGACCGCTACAACTGGGTCCAGGCTCGAGACGCCCGACTGCATCCGATCGCCCGGTTCATCAACCACAACCACCACGTGGAAGAGGCACGGCATCTGGTTTTCGGGCGTCGGCTGGTGACCTTGCTGTGGGAGACATGTGCTCCGTCCTGGGACGAAGCGATGATCGCCGACGTGCGCGATCAGCTGGTGCAGTTCTTCGTCGCGAGCTGGCGGGAGTACTACAACCCAGACGTGTTCGCCAATGTCGGGTTCGACGACCCCTGGCAGCTCGCCGACGACGCGTGGAATGCCCCCCAGCAGCGGGAGCACCGGCGTGCGGTGTCCACCAAGTGTCTCGACTTCTTGTTGTCCAACCGGATTCTCCCCGAGGAGCCAGCCGATGCGTTCTGA